Proteins co-encoded in one Aquincola tertiaricarbonis genomic window:
- a CDS encoding PEP-CTERM sorting domain-containing protein, translating into MNRTLVLLAGLAAAATGSLAHAGTVPGLTGWTTVGDVLLNSDGSALITTAAVDSGETPASAHSALLFDALEPALQLAPGALPGDSYEGSGLVLQTQLAAPVRISFNWTLSTDSFDAGYRDRAFLAVDGQLVGELGEVQPFALNGSYSLTLSAGSHSVALGLFDVNSTDLVSRLAISGLTVSPVPEPGTYALMLGGLAGVALVARRRRPSGRG; encoded by the coding sequence ATGAACCGCACCCTTGTTCTGCTGGCCGGCCTGGCCGCCGCCGCCACCGGCAGCCTGGCCCATGCCGGTACCGTGCCCGGCCTGACCGGCTGGACCACTGTCGGCGACGTGCTGCTGAACAGCGACGGCAGCGCCCTGATCACCACCGCCGCGGTGGACTCGGGCGAAACCCCGGCCAGCGCGCACAGCGCGCTGCTGTTCGATGCGCTGGAGCCCGCGCTGCAGCTGGCGCCGGGCGCCTTGCCGGGCGACAGCTACGAAGGCTCGGGCCTGGTGCTGCAAACCCAGCTGGCAGCGCCGGTGCGCATCAGCTTCAACTGGACGCTGAGCACCGACAGCTTCGATGCCGGCTACCGCGACCGCGCCTTCTTGGCGGTGGACGGGCAACTGGTGGGCGAGCTGGGTGAGGTGCAGCCTTTCGCCTTGAACGGCAGCTACAGCCTCACCCTCTCGGCCGGCAGCCACAGCGTGGCGCTGGGCCTGTTTGACGTCAACTCCACCGACCTGGTCTCGCGTCTGGCCATCAGTGGCTTGACCGTGAGCCCGGTGCCCGAGCCCGGCACCTATGCGCTGATGCTGGGCGGCCTGGCCGGCGTGGCGCTGGTGGCGCGCCGTCGCCGGCCAAGCGGCCGGGGCTGA
- a CDS encoding type II toxin-antitoxin system ParD family antitoxin — MQTMNISLPDPLKEFVDGQIAQGRYSSASEYVRELIRADERRKAQEELEAKLLEGLRSAESPLTPDDWKAIRKQALAKVEARTRAR; from the coding sequence ATGCAGACCATGAACATCTCGCTGCCGGATCCGCTGAAAGAGTTCGTCGATGGGCAGATTGCCCAGGGGCGTTACAGCAGCGCCAGTGAGTACGTGCGTGAGCTGATCCGCGCTGATGAGCGGCGCAAGGCGCAGGAGGAGTTGGAAGCCAAGCTCCTCGAAGGACTGCGCAGCGCCGAGTCGCCACTCACGCCCGATGACTGGAAGGCCATTCGCAAGCAGGCGCTGGCCAAGGTCGAGGCCCGAACGCGCGCCCGCTGA
- a CDS encoding lyase family protein, whose product MSGSAFEGFLSTPQMLAVFGDQSVMQAMMDFESALARAEAAVGLITPAAATAIAGVCRAELYDVPALVAASGRAGSLAIPMVKRLTETVALFDTQAAQVVHWGGTSQDVIDTAMVLVTRRALALIDADLSALNAALLALAEQHVATPIMGRTLMQPASVVSFGFKVMGWVGPLVRCQQRLHAAAARALQLQFGGAVGTLATLGEQGPTVAQHMAQQLHLPPWQGAWHTQRDDWVALGCEVGVLVGALGKFARDLSLMSQGEIGELNEPTGAGRGGSTALPHKRNPVASMVALAAAQRAPHRVAALLADMSQEHERGLGNWQAELADWAGLFISAHGAVHALAEAAAGLQVNPQRMRDHIEALQGLVSAEACSTRLAGVIGKPEAQRLLEDLSKRVMSEHRHLRELLLQAVADDPRLQPAVPPEDIHRLFDADHAARHGAERAREQLARYRPLAAQLAAAKPFDVPESNLQDHSPQEQA is encoded by the coding sequence ATGTCGGGTTCCGCGTTCGAAGGTTTCTTGTCCACGCCGCAGATGCTGGCCGTGTTCGGCGACCAGTCTGTGATGCAGGCGATGATGGACTTCGAGTCCGCGCTGGCCCGGGCCGAGGCGGCGGTGGGCCTCATCACCCCGGCTGCGGCCACCGCCATCGCCGGCGTGTGCCGGGCCGAGCTGTACGACGTGCCAGCCCTGGTGGCCGCCAGCGGCCGCGCCGGCAGCCTGGCCATCCCGATGGTCAAGCGCCTGACCGAGACGGTGGCGCTGTTCGATACCCAGGCCGCCCAGGTGGTGCACTGGGGTGGCACCAGCCAGGACGTGATCGACACCGCGATGGTGCTGGTCACCCGCCGCGCGCTGGCGCTGATCGACGCCGACCTGAGCGCGCTGAATGCCGCGCTGCTGGCGCTGGCCGAGCAGCACGTGGCCACGCCCATCATGGGCCGCACGCTGATGCAGCCGGCTTCGGTGGTGAGCTTCGGTTTCAAGGTGATGGGCTGGGTGGGCCCGCTGGTGCGCTGCCAGCAGCGGCTGCATGCGGCCGCGGCGCGGGCGCTGCAGCTGCAGTTCGGCGGCGCGGTGGGCACGCTGGCCACGCTGGGCGAGCAAGGGCCCACGGTGGCCCAGCACATGGCGCAGCAGCTGCACCTGCCGCCCTGGCAGGGCGCCTGGCACACCCAGCGCGACGACTGGGTGGCCCTGGGCTGCGAGGTGGGCGTGCTGGTGGGTGCGCTGGGCAAGTTCGCGCGCGACCTGTCGCTGATGAGCCAGGGCGAGATCGGCGAGCTGAACGAGCCCACTGGCGCCGGCCGCGGCGGCAGCACCGCGCTGCCGCACAAGCGCAACCCGGTGGCCAGCATGGTGGCCCTGGCCGCCGCGCAGCGCGCCCCGCACCGCGTGGCTGCGCTGCTGGCCGACATGTCGCAGGAACATGAACGCGGCCTGGGCAACTGGCAGGCCGAGCTGGCGGACTGGGCCGGGCTCTTCATCAGCGCCCATGGCGCGGTGCATGCATTGGCCGAAGCCGCCGCCGGCCTGCAGGTGAACCCGCAGCGCATGCGCGATCACATCGAGGCGCTGCAAGGCCTGGTGAGTGCCGAGGCCTGCAGCACCCGGCTGGCCGGTGTCATCGGCAAGCCGGAGGCACAGCGCTTGCTGGAAGACCTGTCGAAGCGGGTGATGAGCGAACACCGCCACCTGCGCGAGCTGCTGCTGCAGGCGGTGGCCGACGATCCGCGGCTGCAGCCCGCGGTGCCGCCCGAAGACATCCATCGCCTGTTCGATGCCGACCATGCTGCCCGCCACGGCGCCGAGCGTGCCCGCGAGCAGCTGGCCCGCTACCGGCCGCTGGCCGCGCAGCTGGCCGCCGCCAAGCCCTTCGACGTCCCCGAATCCAACCTCCAAGATCACAGCCCACAGGAACAAGCATGA
- a CDS encoding LysR family transcriptional regulator produces MHSSERLKGIDVFVTAVDAGSFTAAAERLNLTNSAVGKSVARLEARLGVRLFERSTRRLGLTDAGQAFYRTCQKVLVELEEAEHVLKAEDLVPAGKLRIDLPATYGRMHVMPALFDFLKAHPAVQPQVSFTDRFIDLVEDGIDVAVRLGGAEAWPAPIGHRFLGRERRIFCCAPSYLARVGAIPDELEALHHVDAVLYRRPDGTPSPWLVQRGDAPVEHFHPQARLEIGSAESWVQAVCQGFGVGQLSTWLVADLLAKGELVRVLPSHAIDGLPLYLLWQRSRQLLPKVDAVLNHLTDRLRARNAE; encoded by the coding sequence ATGCACTCCTCCGAACGCCTCAAAGGCATCGACGTCTTCGTCACAGCGGTCGACGCCGGCAGCTTCACCGCGGCGGCGGAGCGCTTGAACCTGACCAACTCGGCCGTGGGCAAGTCCGTCGCGCGGCTGGAGGCGCGGCTGGGAGTTCGGCTGTTCGAGCGCTCCACGCGTCGGCTGGGCTTGACCGACGCCGGGCAGGCCTTCTACCGGACCTGCCAGAAGGTGCTGGTGGAACTGGAGGAAGCCGAACATGTGCTCAAGGCCGAGGACCTGGTGCCCGCCGGCAAGCTGCGCATCGACCTGCCCGCCACCTACGGCCGCATGCATGTGATGCCGGCGCTGTTCGACTTCTTGAAGGCCCACCCGGCCGTGCAGCCGCAGGTCTCGTTCACCGATCGCTTCATCGATCTGGTGGAAGACGGTATCGACGTAGCGGTACGCCTGGGTGGGGCGGAGGCCTGGCCGGCTCCCATCGGCCATCGCTTCCTGGGGAGGGAACGCCGGATCTTCTGCTGCGCGCCCAGCTACCTCGCGCGCGTGGGCGCCATCCCCGACGAGCTGGAGGCGCTGCATCACGTCGACGCGGTGCTGTACCGCCGCCCCGATGGCACACCCAGCCCCTGGCTCGTCCAACGCGGTGACGCACCGGTCGAGCACTTCCATCCGCAGGCCCGCCTGGAAATCGGCAGTGCGGAGTCGTGGGTGCAAGCGGTCTGCCAGGGCTTCGGGGTGGGCCAGCTGTCCACCTGGCTGGTGGCCGATCTGCTGGCCAAAGGCGAGCTGGTGCGCGTGCTGCCTTCCCATGCCATCGACGGGCTGCCGCTTTACCTGCTGTGGCAGCGCAGCCGGCAGTTGCTGCCCAAGGTGGACGCCGTTCTGAACCATCTGACCGATCGTCTGCGCGCCCGTAATGCGGAATAG
- a CDS encoding MFS transporter has protein sequence MSSLPTTLAPSSGQASAAGGAATTLILAVASFVIVTTEFLMVGLLPALARDLSISVTTAGQLVTLFAVVVMLAGPPLTARLSHVERKRMFLAVLLLFTVSNAVAAMATDFWVLAVARIVPALALPVFWGTASETAAKLAGPARAGRAVATVYLGISAAMLFGIPLGTVVGDTLGWRGAFWALALMSALVAVLLQVCMPKTAATGRVGLRQQARILRDPAFVANVLLSVTVFTAMFAGYTYLAELMEKVAGVPPAHVGWWLMGFGAVGLVGNWLGGKWVDSKPLATTAAFCLVLAAGMAATVALAAHTVGLAIALGVWGIANTALYPVCQIRVMKAAPQAQALAGTLNVSAANGGIALGALLGGASIDAWGVQSVAVVGAGIAVVAAVAATAISRRLKSRASQAESALVFREP, from the coding sequence ATGTCTTCTCTCCCAACCACCCTCGCCCCTTCCAGCGGCCAGGCATCCGCCGCCGGCGGTGCCGCCACCACGCTCATCCTGGCGGTCGCGTCCTTCGTGATCGTCACCACCGAATTCCTGATGGTCGGCCTGCTTCCGGCCCTGGCCAGAGACCTCTCCATCTCCGTCACCACCGCCGGCCAGCTGGTGACGCTGTTCGCCGTGGTCGTCATGCTGGCAGGCCCGCCGCTGACGGCCCGGCTGTCGCACGTCGAGCGCAAGCGCATGTTCCTGGCCGTGCTGCTGCTGTTCACCGTGTCGAACGCGGTGGCGGCGATGGCGACCGACTTCTGGGTGCTTGCAGTGGCCCGCATCGTGCCGGCGCTGGCATTGCCGGTGTTCTGGGGCACGGCCAGCGAAACCGCAGCCAAACTGGCCGGTCCGGCGCGGGCCGGGCGTGCGGTCGCGACGGTCTACCTGGGCATCTCCGCGGCCATGCTCTTCGGCATCCCGCTGGGCACCGTGGTCGGCGACACGCTGGGCTGGCGCGGCGCCTTCTGGGCGCTGGCGCTGATGTCGGCGCTGGTGGCGGTGCTGCTGCAGGTGTGCATGCCCAAGACGGCCGCCACCGGGCGCGTCGGCCTGCGGCAGCAAGCACGCATCCTCCGCGACCCGGCCTTCGTCGCCAACGTGCTGCTGTCGGTCACGGTCTTCACGGCCATGTTCGCGGGCTACACCTACCTGGCGGAACTCATGGAGAAAGTGGCCGGCGTGCCCCCTGCCCATGTGGGCTGGTGGCTGATGGGCTTCGGTGCGGTGGGCCTGGTGGGCAACTGGCTGGGCGGCAAGTGGGTCGACAGCAAGCCCTTGGCCACCACTGCGGCGTTCTGCCTGGTGCTGGCCGCAGGCATGGCGGCCACGGTGGCGCTGGCGGCGCACACGGTCGGTCTGGCCATCGCGCTGGGGGTCTGGGGCATCGCCAACACGGCGCTGTACCCCGTGTGCCAGATCCGCGTGATGAAGGCGGCGCCGCAGGCCCAGGCGCTGGCAGGCACCCTCAACGTGTCGGCCGCCAACGGCGGCATCGCCCTGGGCGCCCTGTTGGGCGGTGCCAGCATCGACGCATGGGGCGTGCAGAGCGTGGCCGTGGTGGGTGCGGGCATCGCGGTGGTGGCGGCAGTGGCGGCCACCGCCATCAGCCGCCGCCTCAAGTCCCGCGCATCTCAAGCCGAAAGCGCTTTGGTCTTTCGCGAACCTTGA
- a CDS encoding type II toxin-antitoxin system RelE/ParE family toxin — protein sequence MPLVHLSGAARQDLIDHFAYLDEEAGQELADRFLQAAETCLNLLATQPTMGSPLRLRSAQLAGLRKWRISGFDNVLVFYLPRADGISVIRILHAAQDWWRLVGMSD from the coding sequence ATGCCGCTGGTGCATCTGAGCGGGGCCGCTCGTCAAGATCTGATCGATCACTTCGCCTACCTTGACGAAGAAGCCGGTCAGGAGTTGGCCGACCGTTTCCTGCAGGCGGCTGAGACCTGCCTGAACTTGTTGGCAACGCAGCCCACGATGGGCTCGCCCTTGCGCTTGCGGTCGGCGCAGCTGGCTGGTTTGCGCAAGTGGCGTATCAGCGGCTTTGACAATGTCCTGGTCTTCTACCTGCCGCGGGCCGATGGGATCTCGGTCATCCGCATTCTGCACGCGGCTCAGGATTGGTGGAGGCTGGTGGGAATGTCCGATTGA
- a CDS encoding patatin-like phospholipase family protein — protein MSFSALHHRLRLRLSLLLVLATLLSACASTAHYPINPPLAAVKPHEGYRARGLFRQAGDEELMVIVTFSGGGSRAAALAYGVLEQLARTPIEWHGRPQRLLDEVDLVAGVSGGSITAAYWALAGDRIFEDFEPRFLQRDLQSRLIDRITSVRDFWRTTSPRFGRGDLLAEELDQALFQGATFGDLVRRDRGPLAIISAAELSTGARFDFLQETFDWLCSDLSRFPLARAVAASSSVPLLFSPITLWNRAGECGTPTDLRSLITPEQLATLQGTRLERRMKDDLRLQDRNALPYLHLVDGGVADNLALRGLLDLDGLARLSPQKLFDKADLDNVKRLVVVAVDAGNESTTTIASSADVPKVGQVAEALSDVLIARYSDETRALVAEVFQHWRSLKTADQQQLPIHIVPVSFRLLPDEQQRRELLALPTSLFLPAEQVQRLRQAAGQLVRQSPDYQRLVREIGAPSPAPGSGNAD, from the coding sequence ATGTCCTTTTCAGCTCTGCACCATCGCCTTCGCCTTCGCCTGAGCCTGCTCCTGGTGCTGGCCACCCTGCTGTCCGCCTGTGCCTCCACCGCCCACTACCCCATCAACCCGCCGCTGGCGGCGGTGAAGCCCCACGAGGGCTATCGCGCCCGTGGCCTGTTCCGGCAGGCCGGGGACGAGGAGTTGATGGTCATCGTCACCTTCTCCGGCGGCGGCTCGCGGGCGGCGGCGCTGGCCTATGGGGTGCTGGAACAGCTGGCGCGCACGCCCATCGAATGGCACGGCCGGCCTCAGCGGCTGCTGGACGAGGTGGACCTGGTGGCAGGGGTGTCGGGCGGCTCCATCACCGCGGCCTACTGGGCGCTGGCCGGTGACCGCATCTTCGAAGACTTCGAGCCGCGTTTTCTGCAGCGCGACCTGCAGTCGCGGCTGATCGACCGCATCACCTCGGTGCGGGACTTCTGGCGCACCACCTCGCCGCGCTTCGGTCGGGGCGACCTGCTGGCCGAAGAGCTGGACCAGGCCCTGTTCCAGGGCGCCACCTTCGGCGATCTGGTGCGGCGCGACCGCGGGCCGCTGGCCATCATCAGCGCGGCCGAGCTGTCTACCGGTGCGCGCTTCGATTTTCTGCAGGAAACCTTCGACTGGCTGTGCAGCGACCTCAGCCGCTTTCCGCTGGCGCGGGCGGTGGCGGCTTCCAGCTCGGTGCCTTTGCTGTTCTCGCCCATCACGCTGTGGAACCGCGCGGGCGAGTGCGGCACGCCCACCGACTTGCGCAGCCTGATCACGCCCGAGCAGCTGGCCACGCTGCAAGGCACGCGGCTGGAACGCCGCATGAAGGACGACCTGCGGCTGCAGGACCGCAACGCCCTGCCCTACCTGCACCTGGTGGACGGCGGCGTGGCCGACAACCTGGCCTTGCGCGGCCTGCTGGACCTGGACGGCCTGGCGCGGCTGTCGCCGCAGAAGCTGTTCGACAAGGCCGATCTGGACAACGTGAAGCGGCTGGTGGTGGTGGCGGTGGACGCCGGCAACGAGAGCACCACCACCATCGCCAGCAGTGCCGACGTGCCCAAGGTGGGCCAGGTGGCCGAGGCCTTGTCGGACGTGCTGATTGCCCGCTATTCGGACGAAACGCGGGCCCTGGTGGCCGAGGTGTTCCAGCACTGGCGCAGCCTGAAGACGGCCGACCAGCAACAGCTGCCCATCCACATCGTGCCGGTGTCCTTCCGGCTGCTGCCCGATGAGCAGCAGCGGCGCGAGCTGCTGGCGCTGCCCACCAGCCTGTTCCTGCCGGCCGAGCAGGTGCAGCGGCTGCGCCAGGCGGCCGGGCAGCTGGTGCGCCAGTCGCCGGACTACCAGCGGCTGGTGCGTGAGATCGGCGCGCCGTCGCCCGCCCCGGGCAGCGGCAACGCCGACTGA
- a CDS encoding symmetrical bis(5'-nucleosyl)-tetraphosphatase, whose translation MHYLIGDLQGCCDAFERLLDEIAFSPSRDHLTVLGDIVNRGPRSLDTVRQLHALGSSAEALLGNHDLHLLAVAHGIRPQHRGDTLADLLADPRREEWLAWLRQRPLALMDSGWLCVHAGVVPQWDAATTLALAGEVEAMLRSADLPAFLAAMYGNQPDRWHDDLQGHDRLRLVVNVLTRIRFCTADGTLDFKTKDGTGAAPEGHHPWFDVPSRATAGVPIAFGHWSTLGYTQRQDLLCLDSGCVWGGQLTAMRVDGGRREVHQIQCDQAAVPG comes from the coding sequence ATGCACTACCTCATCGGCGACCTGCAAGGCTGCTGCGACGCGTTCGAGCGGCTGCTCGACGAGATCGCCTTCTCCCCTTCACGCGACCACCTCACGGTGCTGGGCGACATCGTCAACCGCGGCCCGCGCTCGTTGGACACGGTGCGCCAGCTGCATGCGCTGGGCAGCTCGGCCGAGGCGCTGCTGGGCAACCACGACCTGCACCTGCTGGCCGTGGCCCACGGCATACGCCCCCAGCACCGCGGCGACACGCTGGCCGACCTGCTGGCCGACCCGCGGCGCGAAGAATGGCTGGCCTGGCTGCGCCAGCGCCCGCTGGCATTGATGGACAGCGGCTGGCTGTGCGTGCATGCCGGCGTGGTGCCCCAGTGGGACGCCGCCACCACCCTGGCCCTGGCCGGCGAGGTGGAAGCGATGCTGCGCAGCGCCGACCTGCCGGCCTTCCTGGCCGCGATGTACGGCAACCAGCCCGACCGGTGGCACGACGACCTCCAAGGCCACGACCGCCTGCGCCTGGTGGTGAACGTGCTCACCCGCATCCGCTTTTGCACGGCCGACGGCACGCTGGACTTCAAGACCAAGGACGGCACCGGCGCCGCCCCCGAAGGCCACCACCCCTGGTTCGACGTGCCCAGCCGCGCCACCGCGGGCGTGCCCATCGCCTTCGGCCACTGGTCCACCCTGGGCTACACCCAGCGACAAGACCTGCTGTGCCTGGACTCAGGCTGCGTGTGGGGCGGCCAACTGACGGCCATGCGCGTGGACGGCGGCCGCCGCGAAGTGCACCAGATCCAGTGCGATCAGGCGGCCGTGCCGGGTTGA
- a CDS encoding SapC family protein — MIHPSLHKNPVALDRDQHRTLRVRQDFADVSHTIGLNSMFLTAVEFSDACKEYPIVFVRAGTDPQTQKPDIAPVAVFGLSPDENLFAEGTRWGADYVPAVLRAYPFAMAPIGPDNYAVCVAREWAGFSETEGTPLFDEQGAPTTYLKDMQQFLEKLELEVQRTRLVGQKLLELELLRDMRFDATLPDGNKLTVDGFLAVDEAKFTALPDDKVLELYRSGLMGLIHAHQVSLGNMTRLIARRVRRTANA; from the coding sequence ATGATCCATCCTTCCCTGCACAAGAACCCCGTGGCGCTGGACCGTGACCAGCACCGTACGCTGCGTGTGCGGCAAGACTTTGCCGACGTGTCGCACACCATCGGGCTCAACTCCATGTTCCTCACCGCGGTGGAGTTCTCCGACGCGTGCAAGGAATACCCCATCGTCTTCGTGCGTGCCGGCACCGACCCGCAGACGCAGAAGCCCGACATTGCGCCGGTGGCCGTGTTCGGCCTCTCGCCCGACGAGAACCTGTTTGCCGAAGGCACCCGCTGGGGCGCCGACTACGTGCCCGCGGTGCTGCGCGCCTACCCCTTCGCGATGGCGCCGATCGGCCCCGACAACTACGCCGTGTGCGTGGCGCGCGAGTGGGCCGGCTTCTCCGAGACCGAAGGCACGCCGCTGTTCGACGAGCAGGGTGCGCCCACCACGTACCTGAAGGACATGCAGCAGTTCCTGGAAAAGCTGGAGCTGGAGGTGCAGCGCACCCGCCTGGTGGGCCAGAAGCTGCTGGAGCTGGAGCTGCTGCGCGACATGCGCTTCGACGCCACGCTGCCCGATGGCAACAAGCTGACGGTGGACGGCTTCCTGGCCGTGGACGAAGCCAAGTTCACCGCGCTGCCCGACGACAAGGTGCTGGAGCTGTACCGCAGCGGCCTGATGGGCCTGATCCATGCGCACCAGGTGTCGCTGGGCAACATGACGCGGCTGATCGCCCGCCGGGTCCGCCGCACCGCCAACGCTTGA
- a CDS encoding hemolysin family protein, whose product MDIALLVFLILINGLFAMSEMALASSRKARLQVMVEGNEPGSQAAMDLHDDPTKFLSTVQIGITSIGVLNGIVGESAFAGPLADWLVLRFDLPERAAGITATALVVMTITFATIIFGELVPKRLGQMFPERIARLVARPMVWLSTATRPFVALLSVATEGTLRLLGIKSGPNRSVTEEEIAASLEEGLDAGVIEHQEHQMVRNVFRLDDRQVGSMMIPRNEIEWLDVNAPMEQTLAQMAEGGHTRYPVCRGGMQDVIGVVSAQSLLPALARGQQASLTEYLTPPVFVPETLSGMELLEHFRASGAELVFVVDEYGEVQGVITVRDVLEAITGEFGAPTDEDAWAVPRDDGSWLLDGLIPVPELKDRLHLKELPEEDRGRYNTLAGMIMLLLGRLPRTADKVEWGGWLFEVVDLDGKRVDKVLVSRLPSNETETEE is encoded by the coding sequence ATGGACATTGCGCTACTCGTCTTCCTGATCCTGATCAACGGCCTTTTTGCCATGTCCGAGATGGCGCTGGCCTCCAGCCGCAAGGCCCGGCTGCAGGTGATGGTGGAGGGCAACGAGCCCGGCTCGCAGGCGGCGATGGACCTGCACGACGACCCGACCAAGTTCCTGTCCACGGTGCAGATCGGCATCACGTCCATCGGCGTGCTCAACGGCATCGTGGGTGAATCGGCCTTTGCCGGTCCGCTGGCCGACTGGCTGGTGCTGCGCTTCGACCTGCCCGAGCGGGCGGCCGGCATCACCGCCACCGCGCTGGTGGTGATGACCATCACCTTCGCCACCATCATCTTCGGCGAGCTGGTGCCCAAGCGCCTGGGCCAGATGTTCCCCGAGCGCATCGCCCGCCTGGTGGCGCGGCCGATGGTGTGGCTGTCCACCGCCACCCGGCCGTTCGTGGCGCTGCTGTCGGTGGCCACCGAGGGCACGCTGCGGCTGCTGGGCATCAAGTCGGGGCCCAACCGCAGCGTGACGGAAGAAGAGATCGCCGCCAGCCTGGAAGAGGGCCTGGACGCCGGCGTCATCGAGCACCAGGAGCATCAGATGGTGCGCAACGTCTTCCGGCTCGACGACCGGCAGGTGGGCTCGATGATGATCCCGCGCAACGAGATCGAATGGCTGGACGTCAATGCCCCGATGGAGCAGACGCTGGCGCAGATGGCCGAAGGCGGCCACACCCGCTACCCGGTGTGCCGCGGCGGCATGCAGGACGTGATCGGCGTAGTGTCGGCGCAAAGCCTGCTGCCGGCGCTGGCGCGGGGCCAGCAGGCCTCGCTCACCGAGTACCTGACGCCGCCGGTCTTCGTGCCCGAGACGCTGTCGGGCATGGAACTGCTGGAGCACTTCCGCGCCTCGGGCGCGGAGCTGGTTTTCGTGGTGGACGAATACGGCGAAGTGCAGGGCGTGATCACCGTGCGCGACGTGCTGGAAGCCATCACCGGCGAATTTGGCGCGCCCACCGACGAAGACGCCTGGGCCGTGCCGCGCGACGACGGCAGCTGGCTGCTGGACGGGCTGATTCCCGTGCCCGAGCTGAAGGACCGCCTGCACCTGAAAGAGCTGCCCGAAGAAGACCGGGGCCGCTACAACACCCTGGCTGGCATGATCATGCTGCTGCTGGGCCGGCTGCCACGCACCGCCGACAAGGTGGAGTGGGGCGGCTGGCTGTTCGAGGTCGTCGACCTGGACGGCAAGCGCGTGGACAAGGTGCTGGTCAGCCGCCTGCCCTCGAACGAAACCGAGACTGAAGAATGA
- a CDS encoding methyl-accepting chemotaxis protein: MNLLNRMNLSRRLLLLVGAAVAAVVVLSLGLLWTERNQMLDERRQAVRQHVEIAHALVQHLQAQVGNGLSEADAKAAALAALKALRYNGQEYFWVNDMTPRMVMHAARRQLDGKDLSDTKDPTGKRVFVEFVQAARQPEGGYVDYLWPKPGQDQPVPKVSYVKAFEPWGWVIGTGVYVDTVDAAMLRRAASSAVGALLAGALLVGLGLLIRRSLLNELGGEPSQAVDITRQIAAGDLTGHIPLKAGDQHSLMASLSRMRNDLGRLVSGVRQGAESVATASAEIAYGNQDLSQRTEQQAGSLQQASSTMEELGATVHSNAEQARSADDRARAAADIAERGGVAVREVVDTMDRIHQSARRIADIISTIDGIAFQTNILALNAAVEAARAGEQGRGFAVVAGEVRNLAQRSAEAAREIKQLIEASTSQVDEGSHRVNQAGDTIEQVVQAVKQVSEIISGISTASQAQNAGVRQMGGVVTELDRGTQQNAALVEQSAAAAESLRRHAQQLVEQVSVFRTTAQ; this comes from the coding sequence ATGAATCTGCTCAATCGCATGAATCTGTCGCGCCGCCTGCTGTTGCTGGTGGGCGCTGCGGTGGCCGCCGTGGTGGTGTTGTCGCTGGGGCTGTTGTGGACCGAACGCAACCAGATGCTGGACGAGCGCCGCCAAGCCGTGCGCCAGCATGTGGAGATCGCGCATGCGCTGGTTCAGCACCTCCAGGCCCAGGTCGGCAACGGCCTGTCCGAAGCCGACGCCAAGGCGGCCGCGCTGGCCGCGCTGAAAGCCCTGCGCTACAACGGCCAGGAGTACTTCTGGGTCAACGACATGACCCCGCGCATGGTGATGCATGCGGCCCGTCGGCAGCTCGACGGCAAGGACCTGTCCGATACCAAGGACCCCACCGGCAAGCGGGTGTTCGTCGAGTTCGTGCAAGCGGCGCGCCAGCCCGAGGGTGGTTATGTCGACTACCTCTGGCCCAAGCCGGGCCAGGACCAGCCGGTGCCCAAGGTGTCGTACGTGAAGGCGTTCGAGCCCTGGGGCTGGGTGATCGGCACCGGTGTCTACGTGGACACGGTGGACGCTGCAATGCTGCGGCGCGCCGCCAGTTCCGCCGTGGGTGCGCTGCTGGCCGGCGCCCTGCTGGTGGGGCTGGGTCTGCTCATCCGCCGCAGCCTGCTCAATGAACTGGGCGGCGAGCCCAGCCAGGCCGTCGACATCACACGGCAGATTGCCGCGGGCGACCTGACCGGGCACATCCCGCTGAAAGCCGGCGACCAGCACAGCCTGATGGCATCGCTCAGCCGCATGCGCAACGACCTCGGCCGGCTGGTGTCGGGGGTGCGCCAGGGCGCCGAATCGGTGGCCACGGCCAGCGCGGAGATTGCCTACGGCAACCAGGACCTGAGCCAGCGCACCGAGCAGCAGGCCGGCTCGCTGCAGCAGGCCTCTTCCACCATGGAAGAGCTGGGCGCCACGGTGCACAGCAATGCCGAGCAGGCGCGCAGCGCCGATGACCGGGCGCGGGCGGCGGCCGACATCGCCGAACGCGGCGGCGTGGCGGTGCGCGAAGTGGTGGACACGATGGACCGCATCCACCAGTCGGCGCGTCGCATCGCCGACATCATCAGCACCATCGACGGCATTGCGTTCCAGACCAACATCCTGGCGCTCAATGCCGCGGTGGAGGCGGCCCGCGCCGGCGAGCAGGGCCGGGGCTTTGCCGTGGTGGCGGGCGAGGTGCGCAACCTGGCCCAGCGCTCGGCCGAAGCGGCGCGCGAGATCAAGCAGCTGATCGAAGCCAGCACCTCGCAAGTGGACGAAGGCTCGCACCGCGTCAACCAGGCCGGCGACACCATCGAGCAGGTGGTGCAGGCGGTCAAGCAGGTCAGCGAGATCATCTCCGGCATCAGCACCGCCAGCCAGGCGCAGAACGCCGGCGTGCGGCAGATGGGCGGTGTGGTGACCGAGCTGGACCGCGGCACGCAGCAGAACGCGGCCCTGGTGGAGCAGAGTGCCGCTGCGGCCGAAAGCCTGCGCCGCCATGCACAGCAGCTGGTGGAGCAGGTGTCGGTGTTCCGCACGACGGCCCAGTGA